The Phlebotomus papatasi isolate M1 chromosome 3, Ppap_2.1, whole genome shotgun sequence genomic sequence ccaactttccaaaattttgtccatcttttcaaaatgtgttattttttaatttccgtgaattttctgattatttggttgcaatatttaataaaaactgttaagattctgttaaaatatttgtcaaagaatcccatgatacaaaaaatggtaaaaaataatttatttattcagttttaaaatgcatttgaaattgaattttttcttaagtgtctcgctttccaccatttaCCCTACGTGGGTCTAAAAGACTggaaaacaccatattttctctatttttccttcaatataatagtttttgtatttttttattaagtccttttttattattttatttatttatttatttattatttttattatttatttatttatttatttatttatttattatttattatttatttattatttatttattatttatttattatttatttatttatttattattttatttattatttatttatttatttgtttattatttatttattattaagtccttattaaaaattaaaaattaaaactttattttctgaaattttcgtttaaaaatcttaaaaattcagctgctgggacctgattttcagagacctttttgaaaaaaaaaacatacttttcagtGGACAAAATTTCTCGGAATAGGTTcatttaaaatccaaaaaaccaaatatttcctgttagctgatgaattaaactcgtacttgaaccgtacatcttttttaaatgaaatttgcatttttgacagaatttattttattgtcgctgtaaatgtgatttttgtgaagaccgcctggaggcggtcttacccgttagagggttaattcatcagctaacaggaaatatttagttttttgatatcAAATTGAATATATTCTCACTCAGAAATCTTACCCACCAAAaagtaggttttttttttgcaaaagtcgTTTCCAAAAATCATGTCACAACGGCTGAGTGAAACgaagttttcaaaaatatagttaatatGTTGTACCTTTATATTCTTAAGAGctggaattaaattttttatgctgataaaaattgttaacgaaatatgctgttttttttagtcTACGTaccccacgtaaccccttaaagaaatataggaaaaatattaagtgttcaaagtcagagtatgtgcgaaaccctgaagccttcccctacattatatttcaaatagagaattgtgattttttcatcTTACTTCTTCTATATAATCTCTCATTTGACCCCTTTGGTTTTCCATTTAGTTTAAATATCCAATGTAATACCAATTAATTATGCACTAACCGCAtgtgaataaacaaaaaattagagTACCAGCTAAAGAAAACATATAGTACtaagtcaaaaaatcaaaagtagagcgataataatttaattcaaaatagagGCTGCAATTTATTTATCGAACTAAAGCTTTACAGTAATGTTGGCAAATTCTCTGAGAAAATACGCTTCTTGCTGCTTTGTCTTTATCATTCTTCTAATTCTGTGGCAATTTCTATACCTAGTGACACATGAAAAGAATATTAAAGTGATAAATTATGAGccaaaatttattcttctttaTGAGGTTCCCAGTTGGATGAAAACAAAAtaccatgttaattttacatcaaaTTGTGTTGTGACTactaacaaaaattattttgctgATATAAGAAAGTTTGATGCTTTAGTTTTTAGTGGATCAGATAATTGGACAGCAGAAGAAACGTTTCCAATTTTGAGATCTCCTCATCAATATTATGTTTTTGCTGATCACGAAACCCCATTCTATACACTGcacaaattctcaaaaaattctAGAGAGATATACAATCTTACAATGACCTACAGAGAAGATTCCGATATCTATTGGCCATATGGTTtcattactgaccaaaatataacCTATTTGAGTGATCCTGTTGTACCAATATGGAAAAcaccaaattttgaaaataacatGGATCacgaaatattacaaaaaataaaaaagaagaaaagaactGCAGCATGGTTTGTGTCTAACTGTCAGCCTCCCTCTAAACGTACTTTTTTGGTAATATCTTTAAGACGACATATAGATGTTGATGTCTACGGAAAGTGTGCAGCTCTACAGTAAGTCAAatggataaataattttaaatattttcataatcATTTACTACCTTTTTTTCAACATTCCAAGTATAATCCAATTAACAACATAATTTTAAACATGgcataatttttatgattagGGAGACTGggac encodes the following:
- the LOC129805227 gene encoding alpha-(1,3)-fucosyltransferase C-like — encoded protein: MLANSLRKYASCCFVFIILLILWQFLYLVTHEKNIKVINYEPKFILLYEVPSWMKTKYHVNFTSNCVVTTNKNYFADIRKFDALVFSGSDNWTAEETFPILRSPHQYYVFADHETPFYTLHKFSKNSREIYNLTMTYREDSDIYWPYGFITDQNITYLSDPVVPIWKTPNFENNMDHEILQKIKKKKRTAAWFVSNCQPPSKRTFLVISLRRHIDVDVYGKCAALQCDQQNAERCYEFVEGKYFFYLSFENSLCKDYLTEKVFNIMQYYIVPVVYGGSNYSNHLPPHSYIDANDFATATELASYLKYLTNNIQEYVKYFWWKKYYKSVRTSLSYNNLCDKLYKFTSVPGQQFVKSYKNIDSWLNDGQCGTTPKIKFN